A DNA window from Pogona vitticeps strain Pit_001003342236 chromosome 2, PviZW2.1, whole genome shotgun sequence contains the following coding sequences:
- the LOC110087268 gene encoding kyphoscoliosis peptidase isoform X5 — MEFLCPGKENPHGPLKFESWSSDTIELMADALMDDIETLMTSMNTLKKIDLLGQLKFDSWLSYKTDLWSALMRERETMKKQYLPDYSKDKSMLVDLKKFKELDAYASKQVDVKDNVKDLVSALLQKAHSDLEKVRAIWIWITHHIAYDTDYYYNNAKTSCEPADILRSGKTICAGYANLFKEMCRYGELYFFPCPDLYPFVEDS; from the exons ATGGAATTCCTTTGCCCTGGAAAAGAAAACCCGCATG GTCCACTCAAGTTCGAGTCCTGGTCAAGTGATACAATAGAGTTGATGGCGGATGCCCTCATGGATGACATTGAGACTCTGATGACATCAATGAACACGTTGAAAAAAATAGACCTGCTTG GTCAACTCAAGTTCGATTCCTGGTTAAGTTATAAAACAGACTTGTGGAGTGCTCTGATGCGTGAAAGAGAGACTATGAAGAAACAATACCTGCCTG aTTATTCAAAGGATAAATCAATGCTAGTAGATCTGAAGAAGTTTAAAGAACTAGACGCTTATGCATCAAAG CAGGTTGATGTCAAGGACAATGTGAAAGATCTTGTGAGCGCCTTGCTCCAAAAAGCCCACAGTGATCTGGAGAAAGTCCGAGCCATTTGGATATGGATTACTCATCATATAG CATATGATACAGACTATTACTATAACAATGCCAAGACATCTTGTGAGCCAGCAGATATCCTTCGCTCAGGAAAGACCATTTGCGCTGGGTATGCTAACCTCTTTAAAGAAATGTGCAG